One segment of Purpureocillium takamizusanense chromosome 7, complete sequence DNA contains the following:
- a CDS encoding uncharacterized protein (COG:S~EggNog:ENOG503P3E2) has translation MSEERPSLHEAAVQSGTKPRTRQRVYKAPPPLDVPDIEDDAAERKRILNVLAQRRYREKKRLRRSGKDGRQARGSTSKTAEPSTTAVDDISEEIAEDAIETVSSSPLISTTTAGLAIGIGVDLGLGNWDPLNDPALSSILPETESLPGFLTDETSAEEGFTQSNDFNAVPGIISDMFPPAVFNTSPSSFDTTSSTSSSDMSFPDTYLLPVHELTLLRAMLRIANRIGCKEQLWSLDALSPFNRGNATPLEQLPVAWRPTASQVLVPHHPLLDFLPWPGVRDRIIGIMSLPDDARPPNAVGPLALVNFAYDFEDNAEGVRIYGADPYDPSCWEVGQVLFERWWFIFDRNVIENSNRWRRLRGAPPLALKGSESSEAPVGGLGAAMTM, from the exons ATGAGCGAAGAAAGACCATCACTACATGAGGCCGCCGTACAGTCTgggacgaagccgaggacgCGGCAGCGCGTGTACAAGGCTCCCCCACCTTTGGACGTGCCAGACATAGAGGACGATGCCGCGGAGAGAAAACGTATCTTGAATGTGCTGGCACAGAGGAGATACA GAGAAAAGAAGCGCCTCCGACGGTCAGGCAAGGACGGCCGCCAGGCCAGAGGCTCGACATCCAAGACCGCAGAGCCGTCAACAACGGCGGTAGACGACATCTCGGAGGAAATTGCAGAGGACGCAATCGagaccgtctcgtcgtctccgctAATTTCCACCACTACTGCCGGGCTCGCAATCGGAatcggcgtcgacctcgggcTCGGGAACTGGGACCCCTTGAACGACCCGGCTCTGTCATCCATACTGCCCGAAACGGAGTCGTTACCAGGCTTCCTGACAGACGAGACATCGGCAGAGGAAGGCTTCACCCAGTCCAACGACTTCAATGCGGTGCCGGGTATCATATCCGACATGTTCCCCCCTGCCGTCTTCAACACCTCACCGTCCTCCTTTGACACCACGtccagcacgtcgtcgtcggacatGAGTTTCCCTGATACATATCTCCTCCCCGTGCATGAGCTCACCCTCCTGCGCGCCATGTTGCGCATCGCCAACCGCATCGGGTGCAAGGAGCAGCTCTggagcctcgacgccctctcGCCCTTCAACCGCGGCAACGCCACGCCCCTCGAGCAGCTACCCGTAGCATGGCGCCCAACAGCCTCGCAAGTACTCGTCCCGCACCACCCTTTGCTCGACTTCTTGCCATGGCCGGGCGTGCGCGACCGCATCATAGGCATCATGTCTCTTCCCGAcgatgcccgcccgcccaacgCCGTGGGcccgctcgcgctcgtcaaCTTTGCATACGACTTCGAAGACAACGCGGAGGGTGTGCGTATCTACGGCGCGGACCCCTACGACCCCAGCTGCTGGGAAGTAGGGCAAGTCTTATTCGAACGCTGGTGGTTCATCTTTGACCGGAACGTTATTGAGAACAGCAAtcgctggcgtcggctcagaggcgcgccgccgctggcgttgaAGGGGAGCGAGAGTAGTGAGGCTCCTGTCGGTGGCCTTGGAGCAGCCATGACAATGTAA
- a CDS encoding uncharacterized protein (EggNog:ENOG503NUE9~TransMembrane:6 (o12-36i48-76o82-100i147-166o178-200i220-240o)~COG:T), which produces MSDGGTGKKFAYGTTVVAGVASLSATLLSIVSIWLQAKNYRKPLLQRYVIRILLMVPIYSIASWTSMVSLTTAAFLDPIRDIYEAFTIYTFFQLLINYLGGERALIIMTHGRAPVQHLWPLNHVLRKVDISDPHTFLSIKRGILQYAWLKPILSLAAIVMKATGTYQEGYIGATSGYFWSGIIYNISVTVSLYSLGLFWVCMHRDLQPFRPVPKFLCIKLIIFASYWQGFFLSILVWLGAIPDDVEGYTRDNLAAAIQDALICIEMPMFAVAHWYAFSWHDFADNSILSARMPLNFALKDAFGPKDLIEDSKETFRGNNYGYRAFDSGDKVMAHEDSKSRLARLQAGMRYERGGKGKYWIPKPGEINTTSPLLPSNGNGGPSSSRADQINEHTHGTFDEPELDGDDERLFESARLLEYGDWNYPVITASEPLSARYSPPWATPTSRSPATAVSARLPRTRESTSRPSLQTVVTVKKKKKAKKVVTHPEPDPADLGLGRGPPAPAAVETYEASPAAEAGSHAVNDTHNEPDEVEGRRYQVSDTDEFHNVWGSDR; this is translated from the exons ATGTCTGATGGAGGAACGGGCAAAAAGTTTGCCTACGGCACGACGGTcgttgccggcgtcgcctcctTGTCAGCGACGCTACTCTCCATCGT GTCCATTTGGCTCCAAGCGAAAAACTACCGAAAACCACTCCTCCAGCGATACGTCATCCGCATCCTGCTGATGGTCCCCATATACTCGATCGCCTCATGGACGAGCATGGTGTCGCTGACAACGGCCGCATTCCTGGACCCCATCCGAGATATCTACGAAGCCTTCACAATCTACACCTTCTTCCAGCTCCTCATCAActacctcggcggcgagcgcgcctTAATCATCATGACACATGGACGAGCACCTGTTCAGCACCTTTGGCCCCTGAACCACGTCCTGCGCAAGGTCGACATCTCAGACCCCCACACCTTTCTATCCATCAAGCGCGGCATCCTACAGTACGCGTGGCTGAAGCCCATCTTGTCCCTGGCCGCTATTGTCATGAAAGCCACGGGCACCTATCAGGAAGGCTACATTGGAGCCACTTCCGGCTACTTCTGGAGCGGCATCATCTACAACATTAGCGTCACCGTCAGCCTGTACTCCTTGGGCCTGTTCTGGGTATGCATGCACCGCGACCTTCAACCGTTTCGGCCCGTGCCCAAGTTCCTCTGCATCAAGCTCATCATCTTTGCGTCGTACTGGCAAGGGTTCTTCTTGTCCATCCTGGTGTGGCTTGGCGCTATCCCTGACGACGTTGAAGGCTACACGAGAGATAACCTCGCAGCAGCCATTCAGGATGCTCTGATTTGCATCGAAATGCCCATGTTTGCCGTCGCTCACTGGTATGCCTTCTCGTGGCATGACTTTGCCGATAACAGCATTCTTTCGGCACGCATGCCGCTCAACTTCGCTTTGAAGGATGCCTTTGGCCCAAAGGATTTGATTGAGGACTCCAAAGAAACGTTTAGGGGCAACAACTATGGCTACCGTGCGTTTGACTCTGGCGACAAAGTCATGGCCCACGAGGACTCCAAGTCGAGACTGGCTAGACTGCAGGCCGGTATGCGTTACGAGAGGGGAGGCAAGGGCAAATACTGGATCCCCAAGCCAGGAGAGATCAACACGACGTCACCACTGCTGCCTTCCAATGGAAATGGTGGACCGAGTTCAAGCCGTGCAGATCAGATCAACGAACACACACACGGGACATTTGACGAACCCGAGcttgacggtgacgatgagcGCTTGTTCGAGTCTGCCCGTCTGCTCGAGTATGGAGACTGGAAC TATCCGGTCATCACTGCCAGCGAGCCGCTGAGTGCTAGATACTCGCCGCCTTGGGCAACGCCAACGTCTCGCTCACCCGCTACGGCTGTATCTGCCAGGCTGCCGCGCACACGTGAAAGCACATCCAGGCCGTCACTACAAACAGTTGTTAcagtgaagaagaagaaaaaggcgAAGAAAGTGGTGACCCATCCCGAGCCGGACCCAGCGGATCTTGGTCTTGGTCGGGGACCtccagcaccggcagcagTGGAGACTTACGAAGCCAGTCCGGCAGCGGAGGCAGGATCGCACGCCGTGAACGATACCCACAATGAGCCAGATGAGGTCGAGGGCCGACGGTACCAGGTCTCGGATACTGACGAGTTTCATAATGTGTGGGGCTCGGACAGGTAA
- a CDS encoding uncharacterized protein (COG:S~EggNog:ENOG503NW14): MASASLKELSKAIHAFISYPTLPLPDSLVETIAAYLHKHEKYDEAASDRLQEELVTIFEKYVKGVPSASGPWIGILRRLLPVLQTPERVLPWFDSYKGLLDRTGLDKLVVDETIAALMDLVMFMDEYHIRSGGDSATNPIIDRLFSIWINRFYPELVDEDTSHEYNERMVRDALKSFGKKRPKEFFTSLNTCFVEKQYRKATLRFLCDFLEDHPPHLHQVLHTSLFGNILKCLLHDTSTTIISSALTVLIMLLPHMPNSLVPHLPTLFNIYARLLFWDRQKVHGVEGQPAEADHSSGWEICAYNPDTDDFAVAQLSNYYTILYGLYPINFMDYIRKPQRYLRHANITNSDDVEIQPTEIRHRSERFRRCHLLHPNFYTLTIDSEKTDLGRWIKSEAAEVVVECMSLCMASDLYDTPDMEAVPPMPGSAATVVHDATDKERSDSALLSGSLSRTDNWRNSQMTSTDSDSSHRTASMVVRRVSQSSQPSSRHVSDEGTARGPSTDSPTIPAQLTQSPSHSQLQDMLHSNKVIKSSLHQSLANDSVPSLSLSHQESTADKSTAPPSTTVVPPSVSSPTSAMDLGTQVAHLQRRVLVLENDLSFERYVKQQHMAHIGELRRKLVVEAASEAETQNLIMLNRNLKSRFEEAKKGEMQVRRESEKSRAMAKKWEADLASKLKNLRDESKKATAELGALRRELDGSKAECEKLRKLVCEGEVRELNWKQNMQSVDIERTEMERLKAQVKELTKSDRDHQAREMERKAAINSAAAADAQAELTRLKLAAQEHDAGRARTLFESQVKELKRQLAEAQEERERPGANSNLEIEGALAASRAKQAEQQKQYDLLMRKYTALQSSLLDMQSETAAFAASNRGQDTQPSGGEYLSMSASPVMIKTRPHRSASNADAAAQNSTPPLGPLVGTQMSAELERRASTPQAGEGSASGGMSNSPGEQRHFGSSFHSRIRKESRDKGKDEGGSSSGKAKKDKKSSGLRGIRGFV, translated from the exons ATGGCCTCCGC GTCCCTGAAAGAGCTTTCCAAGGCGATACATGCCTTTATCTCCTACCCGACCCTACCCCTTCCCGACAGCCTCGTCGAGACCATTGCCGCATATCTCCACAAGCACGAAAAATATGATGAAGCCGCATCCGACAGACTTCAGGAGGAGCTTGTGACCATATTTGAGAAGTATGTCAAGGGCGTCCCGAGTGCTTCCGGGCCGTGGATAGGGATCCTCCGCCGACTTCTGCCTGTGCTGCAGACACCGGAACGCGTGCTGCCATGGTTTGACTCCTACAAGGGCCTTCTGGATCGCACCGGGCTTGATAAacttgtcgtcgacgagaccATAGCGGCTCTCATGGATCTGGTCATGTTTATGGACGAATATCATATCCGATCAGGCGGAGACTCAGCAACTAACCCCATCATCGATCGCTTGTTTTCCATATGGATAAACCGCTTCTACCCGGAGCTTGTCGATGAGGACACGAGCCATGAATATAACGAGAGAATGGTCCGTGATGCGTTGAAAAGCTTCGGAAAGAAAAGACCCAAG GAGTTCTTCACATCTCTGAACACTTGCTTCGTCGAGAAGCAGTATCGCAAAGCGACTTTGAGGTTCCTCTGCGATTTTCTCGAAGACCATCCTCCCCATCTGCACCAGGTTCTGCATACCTCCCTCTTCGGCAACATTCTGAAGTGCCTGCTGCATGACACATCTACCACTATCATCTCGTCGGCTCTCACTGTTCTGATCATGCTCCTACCTCATATGCCCAACTCACTCGTACCCCACCTGCCGACATTGTTCAACATTTACGCTCGCTTGCTGTTCTGGGATCGCCAGAAGGTGCATGGCGTAGAAGGCCAACCAGCCGAGGCAGACCACTCAAGCGGATGGGAAATATGTGCATACAATCCCGATACGGACGACTTTGCCGTTGCCCAGCTGTCCAACTATTATACGATACTGTATGGACTCTACCCTATCAACTTCATGGACTACATCCGCAAGCCACAGAGGTATCTGCGTCACGCCAACATCACCAACTCGGATGATGTGGAAATCCAGCCGACCGAGATCCGTCACCGTTCCGAACGTTTCAGACGGtgccacctcctccaccccaACTTCTACACCCTGACAATCGACTCCGAGAAGACCGACTTGGGCCGCTGGATTAAGagcgaggctgccgaggtCGTCGTTGAGTGCATGAGCCTCTGCATGGCGAGTGACCTTTACGATACGCCCGATATGGAAGCCGTCCCTCCAATGCCTGGTTCTGCCGCCACGGTCGTTCACGACGCAACTGATAAGGAGAGGTCCGATTCGGCACTGCTGAGTGGTTCACTGAGCCGGACGGACAACTGGCGCAACTCACAAATGACGAGTACAGATTCGGACTCGAGCCACCGGACCGCGTCCATGGTGGTCCGTCGTGTATCACAGTCGAGTCAGCCCTCCAGCCGACATGTCAGCGATGAAGGCACCGCTAGAGGCCCTAGCACGGACAGCCCTACGATACCTGCGCAGTTGACGCAGTCACCATCCCACAGCCAGCTGCAGGACATGTTGCACTCGAATAAGGTGATCAAGTCAAGCCTACATCAGTCTCTAGCAAACGACAGCGTGCCGTCGCTGTCTCTGAGCCATCAGGAGTCAACGGCTGACAAGTCGACCGCGCCACCCTCAACTACTGTGGTGCCACCGTCGGTGAGCTCTCCCACGTCGGCAATGGACTTGGGCACCCAGGTGGCCCATCTCCAGAGGCGAGTTCTGGTCCTAGAAAACGACCTCAGTTTCGAGCGCTATGTTAAGCAGCAACATATGGCCCACATCGGTGAGCTTCGGCGTAAGCTGGTAGTGGAGGCTGCTAGCGAAGCTGAGACGCAGAACCTCATCATGTTAAATCGCAACCTCAAGAGTCGCTTTGAGGAAGCCAAGAAGGGTGAGATGCAGGTTCGTAGAGAGTCTGAAAAGAGCCGTGCGATGGCCAAAAAGTGGGAGGCGGACCTGGCCAGCAAGCTCAAAAATCTGCGAGACGAGTCCAAAAAGGCTACCGCAGAGCTGGGGGCTCTGCGACGGGAGCTCGACGGGTCCAAGGCTGAATGCGAAAAGCTACGCAAGCTAGTGTGTGAGGGCGAGGTGCGAGAGCTCAACTGGAAGCAGAACATGCAATCGGTCGACATCGAACGGACGGAGATGGAAAGGTTGAAGGCGCAGGTGAAAGAACTCACGAAGTCGGATCGCGATCACCAGGCGCGCGAAATGGAGCGCAAGGCGGCAATCAACTCTGCCGCGGCAGCTGATGCGCAGGCCGAGTTGACCAGGCTCAAGCTTGCAGCACAAGAACACGACGCCGGAAGGGCGAGGACACTCTTTGAGTCACAAGTCAAGGAGCTTAAGAGGCAGCTTGCAGAGGCTcaggaggagagggagcgGCCCGGAGCCAACTCAAACCTAGAAATCGAGGGCGcattggcggcgagcagggccaaGCAAGCGGAGCAACAAAAGCAGTACGACTTGCTGATGCGTAAGTATACTGCTTTGCAATCGTCTCTCCTGGACATGCAGTCAGAGACTGCGGCGTTCGCAGCATCAAACAGAGGACAAGACACCCAGCCTTCTGGCGGGGAGTACCTCTCCATGTCGGCAAGTCCCGTCATGATCAAGACGCGACCACACCGGTCTGCATCAAACGCGGACGCAGCGGCACAGAACTCAACACCGCCGCTTGGGCCTCTGGTGGGCACACAAATGTCCGCGGAGCtcgagcggcgggcgagcaccCCACAGGCCGGTGAAGGTTCAGCAAGCGGTGGGATGTCGAACAGCCCTGGCGAACAGCGGCATTTTGGCA GCAGCTTCCACAGCCGAATCCGCAAGGAGTCCCgggacaagggcaaggatgAGGGCGGTAGCAGCTCGGGTAAGGCtaagaaggacaagaaaTCGTCGGGCCTGCGAGGCATTCGAGGTTTCGTCTAG
- a CDS encoding uncharacterized protein (COG:S~EggNog:ENOG503NW14), giving the protein MDLVMFMDEYHIRSGGDSATNPIIDRLFSIWINRFYPELVDEDTSHEYNERMVRDALKSFGKKRPKEFFTSLNTCFVEKQYRKATLRFLCDFLEDHPPHLHQVLHTSLFGNILKCLLHDTSTTIISSALTVLIMLLPHMPNSLVPHLPTLFNIYARLLFWDRQKVHGVEGQPAEADHSSGWEICAYNPDTDDFAVAQLSNYYTILYGLYPINFMDYIRKPQRYLRHANITNSDDVEIQPTEIRHRSERFRRCHLLHPNFYTLTIDSEKTDLGRWIKSEAAEVVVECMSLCMASDLYDTPDMEAVPPMPGSAATVVHDATDKERSDSALLSGSLSRTDNWRNSQMTSTDSDSSHRTASMVVRRVSQSSQPSSRHVSDEGTARGPSTDSPTIPAQLTQSPSHSQLQDMLHSNKVIKSSLHQSLANDSVPSLSLSHQESTADKSTAPPSTTVVPPSVSSPTSAMDLGTQVAHLQRRVLVLENDLSFERYVKQQHMAHIGELRRKLVVEAASEAETQNLIMLNRNLKSRFEEAKKGEMQVRRESEKSRAMAKKWEADLASKLKNLRDESKKATAELGALRRELDGSKAECEKLRKLVCEGEVRELNWKQNMQSVDIERTEMERLKAQVKELTKSDRDHQAREMERKAAINSAAAADAQAELTRLKLAAQEHDAGRARTLFESQVKELKRQLAEAQEERERPGANSNLEIEGALAASRAKQAEQQKQYDLLMRKYTALQSSLLDMQSETAAFAASNRGQDTQPSGGEYLSMSASPVMIKTRPHRSASNADAAAQNSTPPLGPLVGTQMSAELERRASTPQAGEGSASGGMSNSPGEQRHFGSSFHSRIRKESRDKGKDEGGSSSGKAKKDKKSSGLRGIRGFV; this is encoded by the exons ATGGATCTGGTCATGTTTATGGACGAATATCATATCCGATCAGGCGGAGACTCAGCAACTAACCCCATCATCGATCGCTTGTTTTCCATATGGATAAACCGCTTCTACCCGGAGCTTGTCGATGAGGACACGAGCCATGAATATAACGAGAGAATGGTCCGTGATGCGTTGAAAAGCTTCGGAAAGAAAAGACCCAAG GAGTTCTTCACATCTCTGAACACTTGCTTCGTCGAGAAGCAGTATCGCAAAGCGACTTTGAGGTTCCTCTGCGATTTTCTCGAAGACCATCCTCCCCATCTGCACCAGGTTCTGCATACCTCCCTCTTCGGCAACATTCTGAAGTGCCTGCTGCATGACACATCTACCACTATCATCTCGTCGGCTCTCACTGTTCTGATCATGCTCCTACCTCATATGCCCAACTCACTCGTACCCCACCTGCCGACATTGTTCAACATTTACGCTCGCTTGCTGTTCTGGGATCGCCAGAAGGTGCATGGCGTAGAAGGCCAACCAGCCGAGGCAGACCACTCAAGCGGATGGGAAATATGTGCATACAATCCCGATACGGACGACTTTGCCGTTGCCCAGCTGTCCAACTATTATACGATACTGTATGGACTCTACCCTATCAACTTCATGGACTACATCCGCAAGCCACAGAGGTATCTGCGTCACGCCAACATCACCAACTCGGATGATGTGGAAATCCAGCCGACCGAGATCCGTCACCGTTCCGAACGTTTCAGACGGtgccacctcctccaccccaACTTCTACACCCTGACAATCGACTCCGAGAAGACCGACTTGGGCCGCTGGATTAAGagcgaggctgccgaggtCGTCGTTGAGTGCATGAGCCTCTGCATGGCGAGTGACCTTTACGATACGCCCGATATGGAAGCCGTCCCTCCAATGCCTGGTTCTGCCGCCACGGTCGTTCACGACGCAACTGATAAGGAGAGGTCCGATTCGGCACTGCTGAGTGGTTCACTGAGCCGGACGGACAACTGGCGCAACTCACAAATGACGAGTACAGATTCGGACTCGAGCCACCGGACCGCGTCCATGGTGGTCCGTCGTGTATCACAGTCGAGTCAGCCCTCCAGCCGACATGTCAGCGATGAAGGCACCGCTAGAGGCCCTAGCACGGACAGCCCTACGATACCTGCGCAGTTGACGCAGTCACCATCCCACAGCCAGCTGCAGGACATGTTGCACTCGAATAAGGTGATCAAGTCAAGCCTACATCAGTCTCTAGCAAACGACAGCGTGCCGTCGCTGTCTCTGAGCCATCAGGAGTCAACGGCTGACAAGTCGACCGCGCCACCCTCAACTACTGTGGTGCCACCGTCGGTGAGCTCTCCCACGTCGGCAATGGACTTGGGCACCCAGGTGGCCCATCTCCAGAGGCGAGTTCTGGTCCTAGAAAACGACCTCAGTTTCGAGCGCTATGTTAAGCAGCAACATATGGCCCACATCGGTGAGCTTCGGCGTAAGCTGGTAGTGGAGGCTGCTAGCGAAGCTGAGACGCAGAACCTCATCATGTTAAATCGCAACCTCAAGAGTCGCTTTGAGGAAGCCAAGAAGGGTGAGATGCAGGTTCGTAGAGAGTCTGAAAAGAGCCGTGCGATGGCCAAAAAGTGGGAGGCGGACCTGGCCAGCAAGCTCAAAAATCTGCGAGACGAGTCCAAAAAGGCTACCGCAGAGCTGGGGGCTCTGCGACGGGAGCTCGACGGGTCCAAGGCTGAATGCGAAAAGCTACGCAAGCTAGTGTGTGAGGGCGAGGTGCGAGAGCTCAACTGGAAGCAGAACATGCAATCGGTCGACATCGAACGGACGGAGATGGAAAGGTTGAAGGCGCAGGTGAAAGAACTCACGAAGTCGGATCGCGATCACCAGGCGCGCGAAATGGAGCGCAAGGCGGCAATCAACTCTGCCGCGGCAGCTGATGCGCAGGCCGAGTTGACCAGGCTCAAGCTTGCAGCACAAGAACACGACGCCGGAAGGGCGAGGACACTCTTTGAGTCACAAGTCAAGGAGCTTAAGAGGCAGCTTGCAGAGGCTcaggaggagagggagcgGCCCGGAGCCAACTCAAACCTAGAAATCGAGGGCGcattggcggcgagcagggccaaGCAAGCGGAGCAACAAAAGCAGTACGACTTGCTGATGCGTAAGTATACTGCTTTGCAATCGTCTCTCCTGGACATGCAGTCAGAGACTGCGGCGTTCGCAGCATCAAACAGAGGACAAGACACCCAGCCTTCTGGCGGGGAGTACCTCTCCATGTCGGCAAGTCCCGTCATGATCAAGACGCGACCACACCGGTCTGCATCAAACGCGGACGCAGCGGCACAGAACTCAACACCGCCGCTTGGGCCTCTGGTGGGCACACAAATGTCCGCGGAGCtcgagcggcgggcgagcaccCCACAGGCCGGTGAAGGTTCAGCAAGCGGTGGGATGTCGAACAGCCCTGGCGAACAGCGGCATTTTGGCA GCAGCTTCCACAGCCGAATCCGCAAGGAGTCCCgggacaagggcaaggatgAGGGCGGTAGCAGCTCGGGTAAGGCtaagaaggacaagaaaTCGTCGGGCCTGCGAGGCATTCGAGGTTTCGTCTAG
- a CDS encoding uncharacterized protein (EggNog:ENOG503PXID) produces MAYKRLPSSEWPATPSRFFFIYDNPQTDKPFSYHASPVAVASSSATCVVTCASPCPNGAIPTQTITHISGSSWAGEHTIEGAATSWGCNLGSGSDDVMVDQYGECFYTTAKEGNKISGGGMSTPVNSCFVQQRSALVLITTHQDQWYSVERPYQKPMNPKDLWSTQQLEVKSVCAAVTTASSSQTTGLSASTTSIPLSATAADSRQTSQSKESHPGATSTPAAPPNGSAGLPLSRALLLASALLGTILSL; encoded by the coding sequence ATGGCGTACAAGAGACTGCCTTCGTCGGAGTGGCCtgccacgccgtcgcgcttcttcttcatctaTGACAATCCGCAGACTGACAAGCCATTTTCTTACCACGCGTCACCCGTTGCCGTGGCATCGAGTTCCGCTACATGCGTCGTGACCTGCGCGTCACCTTGTCCCAATGGTGCCATACCCACGCAGACTATTACGCACATCTCGGGTTCCTCTTGGGCAGGCGAGCACACAATAGAAGGGGCTGCAACATCCTGGGGCTGCAACCTGGGCAGTGGAAGCGACGACGTCATGGTTGACCAGTATGGCGAGTGCTTCTACACGACAGCCAAGGAGGGTAACAAAATCAGCGGAGGAGGCATGTCGACACCTGTCAACTCATGCTTCGTGCAGCAACGATCGGCTTTGGTGCTCATCACGACCCATCAAGACCAGTGGTATAGCGTTGAGCGACCCTACCAGAAGCCAATGAATCCCAAGGATTTATGGTCGACGCAACAGTTGGAGGTCAAGTCGGTCTGCGCCGCTGTCACGACAGCCTCCTCATCGCAAACGACAGGACTCTCCGCGAGCACGACGTCAATCCCTTTATCGGCTACCGCGGCGGATTCTAGACAGACATCCCAATCTAAAGAGTCACACCCGGGAGCTACTTCGACtccagcggcgccaccgaACGGATCTGCTGGCCTACCTCTCAGCCGGGCTCTGctgttggcgtcggcgctaTTGGGAACCATCCTGTCGCTATAG
- a CDS encoding uncharacterized protein (COG:S~EggNog:ENOG503NVBM), protein MAANKTSAVADEPVDVLFALHPKFDMLDFAGPLQVLTTACHDFKDQSSKAFEVTIAGLEPKVLSDQGVLVGSQISFKEAHERLEEFDILVILGGNSQEVLDKELEPLGLINDFAELQKKDPARERTVLSVCTGSLFLARENILSGLSATTHPDYMTKFEILCSEAATRNLTERTDVIEDARYVVNNLRFDLGDEDENPYIRRKSDAGRRPSNARKGSMSWKGSNSRRESIARRAAMRLGGLRVITAGGNSAGVDAALYLVSVMVDEECAVEVARIMQWTWNKGVVVDGLDV, encoded by the exons ATGGCTGCAAACAAGACGTCCGCCGTTGCGGACGAACCCGTTGATGTTCTCTTCGCCCTGCACCCCAAGTTCGACATGCTCGACTTCGCCGGCCCATTGCAGGTGCTCACCACAGCCTGCCACGACTTCAAGGATCAGT CTTCCAAGGCTTTCGAAGTCACCattgccggcctcgagcccaAAGTTCTCTCCGATCAGGGCGTCCTAGTCGGCTCTCAAATCTCCTTCAAGGAGGCgcacgagcgcctcgaggaatTTGATATCCTTGTCATCCTTGGTGGCAACTCGCAGGAGGTGCTggacaaggagctcgagccACTTGGCCTCATCAACGACTTTGCCGAGCTCCAGAAGAAGGACCCTGCTCGCGAGCGTACCGTCCTTTCTGTCTGCACCGGCTCGCTCTTCCTGGCCCGCGAGAACATTCTCTCGggcttgtcggcgacgactcaCCCAGACTACATGACCAAATTTGAGATTCTCTGCAGCGAGGCTGCCACCCGCAATCTCACCGAGCGCACCGACGTCATTGAGGACGCCCGATACGTGGTCAACAATCTTCGcttcgacctcggcgacgaggacgaaaaCCCGTATATCCGCCGCAAGTCCGACGCTGGGCGCCGGCCCTCCAACGCTCG CAAAGGGAGCATGTCATGGAAGGGATCCAACTCGCGCCGCGAGTCCATTGCCCGCCGTGCGGCCATGCGTCTCGGCGGGTTGCGGGTCATCACTGCTGGAGGAAACAGCGCGGGTGTGGATGCGGCTCTCTACCTTGTTAGTGtcatggtcgacgaggaaTGCGCGGTGGAGGTTGCCAGGATCATGCAGTGGACCTGGAACAagggcgttgtcgtcgatggcctcgacgttTAG